A single window of Rhodamnia argentea isolate NSW1041297 chromosome 5, ASM2092103v1, whole genome shotgun sequence DNA harbors:
- the LOC115737194 gene encoding presequence protease 2, chloroplastic/mitochondrial: MERAALLRSLSCSSLACTRFFSRSSHTRRLHRPSSSSSSFARGGGRPISGASRRTLHNRRSRLLPSLSSSSSSSSPLRFGRRFSSLSPRAIATPTPPSPEVAGVQYEVAEKYGFEKVSEEFIKECKSKATLFRHKKTGAEVMSVSNDDENKVFGIVFRTPPENSTGIPHILEHSVLCGSRKYPLKEPFVELLKGSLHTFLNAFTYPDRTCYPVASTNMKDFYNLVDVYLDAVFFPKCIDDSQTFQQEGWHYELNNPSEEISYKGVVFNEMKGVYSQPDSILGRASQQALFPDNTYGVDSGGDPQVIPKLTFEEFKEFHRKYYHPSNARIWFYGDDDPNERLRILSEYLDMFDASPAANESKVQTQKLFSKPVRIVEKYPAGEGGELKKKHMVCLNWLLSDKPLDLETELTLGFLDHLMLGFPASPLRKVLLESGLGDAIVGGGIEDELLQPQFSIGLKGVSQDDIPKVEELIMSTLKKLAEEGFDTDAVEASMNTIEFSLRENNTGSFPRGLSLMLRSIGKWIYDMNPFEPLKYEEPLMALKARIAKEGSKTVFSPLIEKFILNNPHLVTVEMQPDPEKDSRDEAAEKEILEKVKASMTEEDLAELTRATQELRLKQETPDPPEALRTVPSLSLHDIPKEPIRVPIEVGDINGVKVLQHDLFTNDVLYTEVVFNMSSLKQELLQLVPLFCQSLLEMGTKDLTFVQLNQLIGRKTGGISVYPFTSSVRGKEDPCSHIIVRGKAMAGRTEDLFNLVNCILQEVQFTDQQRFKQFVSQSKARMENRLRGSGHGIAAARMDAKLNIAGWISEQMGGVSYLEFLRDLEERVDRDWDGISSSLEEIRKSLLSRDGCLINMTADGTNLKNSEKFVRKFLDMLPSNSNVGANSWRASLSRENEAIVIPTQVNYVGKAANIYETGYQLDGSAYVISKYISNTWLWDRVRVSGGAYGGFCDFDTHSGVFSFLSYRDPNLLKTLGIYDATGAFLRELEMDDDALTKAIIGTIGDVDSYQLPDAKGYSSLLRYLLGITEEERQRRREEILSTSLKDFRDFADVIESVKDKGVVASVASPDDVEAANKERPNFFRVKNVL, from the exons ATGGAGAGGGCGGCTCTCTTGCGTTCCCTGTCCTGCTCCTCTCTCGCCTGCACCAGATTCTTCTCCCGCTCTTCCCACACTCGCAGGCTCCAccgcccttcttcctcttcttcttcgtttgcTCGCGGCGGCGGCCGCCCCATCAGCGGCGCCTCCCGGCGTACCCTGCACAACCGGCGCTCTAGGTTACTCCCCTCcttgtcgtcttcttcttcttcttcttctccgctCAGGTTCGGTCGGAGGTTCTCTTCGCTCTCTCCTCGAGCCATCGCGACTCCGACTCCCCCCTCTCCAG AGGTTGCTGGTGTTCAGTATGAGGTTGCTGAGAAGTACGGATTCGAGAAGGTGTCGGAGGAGTTCATTAAAGAGTGTAAATCCAAAGCAACTCTCTTCAGGCATAAGAAGACTGGTGCTGAAGTGATGTCCGTGTCGAACGATGATGAGAACAAAGTCTTTGGGATTGTTTTCCGGACACCGCC AGAAAATTCCACTGGTATTCCACATATTCTTGAACACAGTGTCCTATGTGGGTCCCGGAAGTATCCTTTGAAAGAGCCATTTGTTGAGTTGCTGAAAGGCAGCTTACACACTTTCCTGAATGCATTTACATATCCCGATAGGACCTGCTACCCTGTTGCTTCCACTAATATGAAG GATTTTTATAACTTGGTTGATGTGTACTTAGATGCTGTCTTCTTCCCTAAATGCATAGACGACAGTCAAACGTTTCAACAGGAGGGTTGGCATTATGAACTCAACAATCCTTCTGAAGAAATTTCTTATAAAG GTGTCGTCTTCAATGAGATGAAAGGTGTCTATTCCCAGCCTGATAGTATCTTGGGTCGAGCTTCACAGCAG GCTCTTTTTCCAGACAATACCTATGGTGTTGACAGCGGAGGCGATCcacaagttattcctaaactgACATTTGAGGAATTCAAG GAGTTCCATCGCAAGTATTACCATCCCAGCAATGCTAGGATATGGTTTTATGGGGATGATGATCCAAATGAGCGTCTCCGCATCCTTAGCG AGTACCTCGACATGTTTGATGCAAGTCCCGCTGCAAATGAATCAAAAGTGCAAACccaaaaattgttttccaagCCAGTTAGGATTGTTGAAAAATACCCTGCTGGTGAAGGTGGTGAGTTGAAGAAGAAGCACATGGTATGCCTTAATTGGTTGCTCTCAGATAAGCCCTTAGACTTGGAGACTGAACTTACACTGGGATTTTTGGATCATCTCATGCTGGGATTTCCTGCTTCTCCACTGAGAAAAGTTTTGTTAGAAAGTGGTCTGGGGGATGCTATTGTTGGAGGTGGGATTGAGGACGAGCTCCTTCAGCCTCAGTTCAGCATTGGTTTAAAGGGTGTTTCTCAAGATGATATTCCAAAGGTAGAGGAATTGATTATGAGTACCCTGAAAAAGTTAGCAGAGGAAGGTTTTGATACAGATGCTGTAGAGGCATCTATGAATACCATTGAGTTTTCTCTCAGAGAGAACAACACCGGATCATTTCCCCGTGGCTTGTCTCTGATGCTTCGATCCATT GGAAAATGGATATACGACATGAATCCTTTTGAGCCACTAAAATATGAGGAGCCCTTGATGGCCTTGAAAGCAAGAATAGCCAAGGAAGGCTCCAAGACTGTTTTCTCTCCACTGATAGAGAAGTTCATCTTGAACAATCCGCATCTCGTTACTGTTGAAATGCAG CCTGATCCGGAGAAAGATTCCCGTGATGAAGCTGCTGAGAAAGAAATTCTAGAGAAAGTCAAAGCAAGTATGACAGAAGAAGATTTAGCTGAGTTAACACGTGCCACACAGGAGCTACGTTTGAAGCAGGAAACTCCAGACCCACCAGAAGCTCTGAGAACTGTCCCAAGCCTTTCTCTGCATGACATTCCTAAAGAGCCTATACGTGTACCTATAGAG GTTGGAGATATTAATGGCGTGAAAGTTCTGCAACACGATCTCTTCACAAATGATGTTCTTTACACTGAGGTCGTGTTCAATATGAGTTCTCTGAAGCAAGAACTTCTTCAATTGGTACCTCTTTTCTG TCAGTCATTGCTGGAGATGGGGACAAAGGACTTGACTTTTGTGCAACTTAATCAGTTAATTGGAAGGAAAACTGGAGGCATATCTGTTTATCCATTCACATCATCAGTTCGTGGCAAGGAGGATCCTTGTAGCCATATCATTGTCCGTGGCAAAGCCATGGCTGGACGCACCGAAGACCTTTTCAATCTG GTTAATTGCATTCTTCAAGAAGTTCAATTTACGGATCAGCAGAGGTTTAAGCAATTTGTGTCCCAGAGCAAAGCAAGAATGGAG AATCGACTGAGAGGCAGTGGCCATGGAATTGCAGCTGCTAGGATGGATGCAAAGTTGAATATTGCTGGGTGGATTTCTGAGCAAATGGGTGGTGTCAG CTACCTGGAATTTCTACGAGATCTCGAAGAGAGAGTTGATCGTGACTGGGATGGAATTTCTTCATCTCTTGAGGAGATTCGCAAGTCATTGCTTTCCAGGGATGGTTGCTTGATAAATATGACTGCTGATGGGACGAACCTGAAAAATTCAGAGAAGTTTGTTAGAAAATTTCTTGATATGCTTCCCAGCAATTCAAATGTTGGGGCCAATAGCTGGAGGGCCAGCCTTTCTCGGGAAAATGAAGCTATTGTGATACCTACTCAG GTTAATTATGTTGGAAAAGCAGCTAACATCTATGAAACGGGATATCAACTTGATGGTAGTGCATATGTCATCTCAAAATACATTAGTAATACATGGTTGTGGGACCGTGTGCGTGTCAGTGGTGGGGCTTATGGAGGTTTCTGTGACTTCGATACTCACTCAG GAGTGTTCTCCTTTTTATCTTATCGAGATCCAAACTTGTTAAAAACACTTGGCATTTACGATGCAACTGGAGCTTTTCTAAGAGAGCTGGAAATGGATGATGATGCCCTAACCAAAGCAATTATTGGGACCATTGGAGATGTAGACTCTTACCAGTTACCTGATGCCAAAGGTTACAGCAG CTTGTTACGGTACCTCTTGGGAATTACAGAGGAGGAGCGGCAAAGGCGGCGTGAAGAAATACTGTCCACTAG CTTGAAAGATTTCAGAGATTTTGCTGATGTGATTGAATCAGTCAAAGATAAGGGAGTTGTGGCGTCAGTGGCATCTCCTGATGATGTTGAAGCTGCAAATAAGGAGCGGCCAAACTTCTTTCGAGTGAAGAATGTGCTTTAA